The sequence CGTCGTCTCCCCCCGCCCCCCTGTCGGCGATTTGCGAGCTTGAGCGGCGCGCCATCCCTGATGTCGCGCCGCTCTGCATTTGACGTTTCGATAGATCACGGATCGCGTTTATCTGACGCATGGACTCGCGTGCGCCCCGACTCACTCCGCCCCCGCCCTATCGGTGGGCTAGGGAGGCTCTGCGCGTGACAGCCAGGGCCCTGTCACGACTGTGGGGCCGGGACGTGATGCTCTATACCGGCGGCGTTTCGTTCTACGCACTGTTGGCGGCGTTCCCGACCCTTGCCATCGTGATCGGGGTCTACAGCCTGTTCCTGACGCCGGAGCACGCCATCGCCCAGGCCGACGCCATGGCGCGCCTGCTGCCCCAGGGCGCGGCGGACCTCTTCACCAGCGAACTGCTCCGCCTCTCGCACGCGCCGATCCGCATCGTCTCGGCCCAGAGCGGCGTGGCGCTGCTGATCAGCCTTTACGCCGCTCATCGGGGCTTCAAGGCCATGATCGCGGGCCTGTCGCTGATCCACGAGGAGGACGATCCGCACGGCTTCGTCCGCTTCAACCTGATGGCCCTGGTCGCCCTGATCGCCGCGATCGCCCTGGTGGGGGTGCTTTCAGCCACCTTCCTTACGGTGCGGATCCTGGCGACCACCATTCAGGCCAGCCCTTTGAAAGGCGTGCACTGGTTCTACAGCGAGTGGACCTGGGCCTCGCTGGGGGTCAGCCTGGGCATGACCCTGATCTATCGTTTCGCCATGTCGACCAAGCCGGTGGATTGGCGCGGCGCCATAGCCGGCGGGGCGGCGGCGGCGCTGCTTACCCTGTTCGCCTCCTGGGCCAGCGCGGTCTACGCCACCCAGTTCGCTCATTTCGGCGCCACCTACGGCTCGATCGCCGCGGTGGTGGTGCTGCTGGTCTGGCTGTCGTGGAGCGTCAATGCGGTCTTTTTCGGCGGAGCTCTGGCGACGGAGATCGAGCTGATGCTCGAACGCCAACGGCAACGGCTCAAACGGGCTCCGACCACGCCGCCTTCCTCACAACAAACCGCAGCACGCCGCCCTCGGACTCCTGCTTGAGCAAGGGATAGCCAAGGGTCGAGAGCAGATGGGGTATGTCGATCCGCGCCAGAGGATCGTCGGCCAGAAGCTCGACCACGGCGCTCTCCGCAGCAAGCTCCAGCGCGCGGCGCAGGCGCAGGGACGGCACGGGGCAGCGGTGCCCGCGCGCATCGACGACCAGATCGGGCTTTGGCGTCTCGTTCATGCCGGGTCAGCGCGCGCCGAAAGCTTCCGGACCAGTTGCAGGCCGCCGAGCAACCCGCTCATCACAACCAGCGGCCCCAGGCTGTAGATCACGCGGTAGAGGATCAAGGCGGTGGCGGTCTCGTTGGCGCGAGCCATCAGGGCGGAGAGGCCCAGGACGACCGCCTCGAACACCCCGACCCCGCCCGGCACGCCGGTCGCCGCGCTGACCAGCGAGCCCATCACGAACACGGCCAGGAACTCAGGAAAGCCGGCGAGGGTAGGGTGGGGCAGCAGCACGTAGAGCGCCGCGCCGGAGAGCGCCCAGTCGGCCACGCCCGCCAACAGGGCGAAGGCCCGTCCCTCGGCGCTGTGGGCGATGGGCGGGGCGTCGGGCTCGCCGCGCTTCAGCACTACGAACCACAAGACGCCCGGCGCGATCAGGGCAAGGCCGATGACCTCCGTAGTCCAACGCGGCCAGTGGAAAACCTCGGCAAAGGGGCCGGGTCTGGCCATCAGGGCGAGGCCGGCCGTGACTACGCCGCTGAGGCTGACTGCGGCGCCGGCCAGAAGGGCGACGGCGGTGATCGCCTTGGGGCTGAGGCCCCAGGGCGCATAGAGCCGGAGCCGAGTCGCCGTGCCGGTCGCCAGGCTGAAGCCCAGGCTGTTGGAGACGGCGTAGGAAGCGAAGGCGACGCGCCCCGCCCGGTGCCAGGTCAGCCGGTGGCCCAGGCTCTGCAGGGCGAACCATTCAGTGATCGCGAGACAGACATAGCTGGCCGGGGTGAGAACTGCGGCCGTCCAGATCGCGCTGGCCGGCGTGGCGCGCAGGGCCGTCAGAAACAGGGGCCAGGAAAAGTCTTTCAGCACGTGGCGGATCAGCCAGGCGGCGCCAACCAAGGCCGTGATCGAGACCATCGCCTTGCGGACCGGCGATTCCCAGGCGCGGCGGATCAGGCTTTGGCGGTGCGGCTGGCTCACAGCTGGCTGGACGTCCCGAAGCAGGTGAGGTGCGTTCAAGGCAAGCGCGGTCGCAGGATCATCATCGTCCACAGTCGATATCCCAAGCCGTCGCCCCTCGCCATAACGGAAGCCGGCGCCCGAAACGCCGCCGCCGCGCTATAGGAGAGTCGTTTGAAGGCTCTGCGAAGGCGACGATGAGCGATCAAGGACTGATATCCCCGGAAAGTTCCGCCGCCGAACCCCGTCAGGCCGCCCACCCGGCGCCGGTGGCCGGGTCGGTGGCGCTAAGAAACGCCGGCGTTTTCCTGGCCATCGTGGTCGGCGGTTTCACGGTCAAGGTGCTGAACGGCATCCTGACCCCGCTGATCGTCGCGATCTTCATGCTGCTGCTGATCGACGGGGTTTCGCGGGCCATGGAGCGGCGCTTCCCCGCCTGGCCGAACTGGCTGCGCTCGGCGCTGGGGGCGGGTTTCACTGTTGCGGGCTTCACCGGCGTAGTGGCGGTCTGCGTGCACAACGGCGGAGCCTTCGCTACGCAGGTCAAGGTGATGCAGCCCCGCATCGACGCACTTCTGCTCGAGGCGACCGCCAGCTTGCAGATTCCGCCCATGACCGTCACCGACCTGTTCCGCGGCGACAATCCGGCCTCTGCCGTGTCCAAGGTGTTCGGCGCCGCCCGGGGCGTGGTCTCGGAGGCGGTTCTGGTGATGATCTATCTCGGCTTTTTGTCCGCCTCGCGCAGCACCTTTGGCCGCAAGGCCGAGCGGCTGTTCCCCGGCCGGCAGGATCGCGCCCACGCCGAGCGAGTGTTCGGGCGGGTCCGCTATGCCTCGGAGCAGTACATCCTGCTGCAGACGGTCAAGGCCGCGCTGGTGGCGGTCACGGCCTGGGGCCTGATGATGGTGCTGGGGGTCGCAAATCCGCTCTTTATCGCGTTCGTTCTTTTCCTAGCCGCCTTCGTCCCGATCGTCGGCAGCGTAGCGGGATCCATGCTGCCCGCCCTGATGGCGCTTGCCCAGTTCGAATCGCCGGTGCGCCCTCTGATCCTGATGGCGAGCCTGGGCGGGACCATGTTCCTGATCGAGAACGTGCTCCTGCCCAAACTGCAGAGCGACCGTCTGAACCTCGACCCGGTGTTCATCCTGCTGTCGTTGGGATTCTGGGGAATAATGCTGGGCTTGCCGGGCGCGCTGCTCTCGACGCCCCTGACCGTGGTGGTGATGTCGATCGCCGCCGAGTTCAAGGGTACGCGCTGGCTGGCGGTGCTGCTGTCCAAGGACGGCGACCTGGGCCAGCGACTGTAGCCGCGCCTTCGCCCAGGCGGAACGAAGCAGTCGAGCCTTCAGGAGGGGTCGTCGAGGCTGAAGCGGTCGCCGGCCTCGTGATAGGCGAACAGCTCGGCGTAGCGGCCCCAGGTGACCACCGCGGCCAGGGTCTCCTCGGCGTAGTCCTCGGACATGTTGTCCTCCAGCTCATCGCGAAAGCGGCTGGCGGGGGCCTGGTGGCTGGCGCGGTCGTCGAGCACCCGGCGGATGTGGGCGACGAGCGGCACATAGGCCAGCAGGTGCTGGGCGAACAGCTGCTTGCGCTCGTCGACATCGGCGTGTGCGTAGCGGCGGCCATCGGGTGTGAGGCGGATCATGCGCCCGTCGATCTCGGCGAAGCGCATCAATTGCAAGGTTTCGGCGATGGGCAGCAGCTCATCGGCCTCCATGTGGGTGGTCTCTGCCAGGTGGCGCAGGTCGCCCCGGCCTTCGTTCGGCGCGGCCGCGATCGCCTCCATCAGGCCGGCCAGGGTATTGGTCGAGATGTTGGTCAGGGCCATGCTGATGCCCATGCCCGGGAAGTTGCCGTCGCGGATCGGCTGGGCCGGGCTGCGCACGGTCATGCGCGCGTAGATGTCATCCACCAGGGCGCGGAAGGCAGGGTCCAAACGCTTGCGCGGCTGGGGCATGTCGACCTTGATCTCGGCGATCACCCGGCCCGGATTGGACGAGAACACCAGGATGCGGTCGCACATCAGGACCGCCTCCTCGATGTTGTGGGTGACGATCAGGATCGAGCGGATCGGCATCCGCCCTTCGCACCAGAGATCCAGGAGGTCGGTGCGCAGGGTCTCGGCGGTGAGGACGTCGAGGGCTGAGAACGGCTCGTCCATCAGCAGGACCGAGGGCTGCACCACCAGCGCCCGGGCCAAGCCCACCCGCTGGCGCATGCCGCCGGACAACTCCTTGGGATAGGCGTTCTCGAAGCCGTCGAGGCCGATCAGGTCGATGGCCGCCAGGGCGCGCTTGCGCCGCTCCTCGGGCGAGACGCCCTGGGCCTCCAGGCCCAGCTCCACGTTCTGCTGCACGGTCAGCCAGGGGAACAGAGCGAAGCTCTGGAACACCATGGCTACGCCGTGGGCGGAATCTTCGCCGGGCATGTCCTTGATCGTGACCTTGCCCTCCGTGGGACGGATCAGGCCGGCGATGGTGCGCAGCAGCGTCGACTTGCCGGAGCCGGAGCGGCCCAGGAGGCCCACGATCTCGTTGGGGCGCAGGGTCAGGTCGACATCGTCGAGCACCAGAAGGCCCGCGCTGTCGCGCTTGCCGTAGAAGTGCTTTACGCCGCGCACCTCCACCAGGTTGGCTTCGGCCCGTTCGGGAGCGATGAGGGTCATGAGCGAACTCTCAGGTCAGGCGAAGACGGCGCTCGGCATAGCCGTACATCGGCCGCCAAAGCGTGCGGTTCAGAAGGATGACGAAGACGGACATGACGACGATGCCGAGGGCGACCTTCGGATAGTCTCCCGCCGCGGTCGCCTTGGCGATATAGGCGCCGAGGCCGGCCGCTTCCAGGTGGTGGTCGCCCCAGCTGGCGACCTCGGCGACGATGCTGGCGTTCCAGGAGCCGCCCGAGGCGGTGAGGGCGCCGGTGACGTAGTAGGGGAACACCGCAGGCAGCACCACGTCGCGCCACCACTGCCAACGCTTGACGTGGAACATGGCCGCCGCCTCCTTCAGGTCGTTGGGGATTGCGGCCGCGCCGGCGATGACGTTGAACAGGATGTACCACTGGGTGCCGAGGATCATCAGCGGCGAGAGCCAGATGTTCGGATCCAGGCGCCAGGCGACGATCAGGCCGACGGCGATGGGAAACAGCACATTGGCCGGGAAGGCGGCCAGGAACTGAGCGATGGGCTGCACCTTTTCCGACCAGGCGGGACGCAGGCCGATCCAGACGGCGATCGGCACCCAGATCACACTGGCTATGGCGATCAGGATAACTACGCGCAGCAGAGTCAGCACGGCCAGGCCGACCACCACCAAGGCGTCGTGCAGGCTGATGGTCTGGCGCACATAGCCGATCACGCTCCAGGCGCCCCAGAGGGTGACCGCGATGACCAGGCCAACCCAGAGGATGTCGAAGGCGCTGGCCAGGCGCGGGTCCAGCGGGGTGGTCGCCGGAAGCCGTGGCCCGGGAATTCGGGGGAGGGCGCGTACTGGCCAGCGGATCGATATCCGGCGCAGCAGGCGCGTACGGTTCAAGAGATCATAGAACCAGGATTCAGGCCGGTCCTGAGAGGCGGTCTGCTCGAAGCGGAACTTGTCGGCCCAGGCGACGACCGGGCGGAACAGCAGCTGGTCGTAGAGCAGGATCACGACGCCCATGGCCAGGACCGCCCAGATCACGGCCCGGGTGTTCTGCACGCTGATCGCTAGCGCCAGGTAGGAACCGATGCCCGGCAGGGCGACCGTGGTCTTCCCGACCGTGATGGCCTCGGACGCCACCACGAAGAACCAGCCGCCGGACATGGACATCATGGTGTTCCAGACCAGCGCTGGAATGGCGAAGGGCAGCTCAAGCCGCAGGAACTTCTGCCAGCTGGAGAGGCCGAAGCCCTTGGCCACCTCGTCCAGATCCCCCGGCAGGGTGCGCAGCGATTGATAGAAGGAAAAGGCCATGTTCCAGGCCTGGCTGGTGAAGATCGCGAAGATGGCCGCACCCTCGACCCCCAGCTCGCTGCCGGGGAACAGGCCCATGAAGAAGGTCACGGTGAAGGTCAAAAAGCCCAGGATCGGCACCGACTGCAGGATATCCAGCGCCGGGGCGATGATCATCTCGGCCTTGCGGCTGCGGGCGGCGATCGTGCCGGTGACGAAGGTGAACAGCAGCGAGGCGAACAGGGCCGCGAACATGCGCAGTGTGGTGCGCAGGGCGTATTCCGGCAGGCGCGCGGGATCGAGCACAACCGGCTGGACATTGAGCTGGCTCAGCGGCGCATTCATCTGCTGAGCGCCATGCGCCGCCAGCGCCACCACGGCGATCATCAACAGGATCGCGAACACGTCGGCGCGGTTAGGGGCGAACCTGCGGCGCGCATAGCGGGCCAGCAGGGCCGGGTTCAGCCGGTCGGGCGTCAGGAACACCATGCTTTGTCTCGCCGTTCGCCCCAAACGCCTGAACCCGACCGTTCAGCCAAGCTTGGGCCTTCTTTCGCTCGGATGGCGCCGGATGGAGCATTTGTCCATGACGCGGCCATGACAGAGTTGGAAAAACGTCGAGCGCGGAGCAAATTTCCCTGACAGCGCGAGTTTGAGCCCAGGCGCGTCCAGTTCACGCGGCGCTGACTTGCCCCCGCTGCGCCGATGGCCTAGCTGCGACCGCAGGCGACTGGTTTGCGAGGGGCGAGATGGCGGACAGCGGAGAACTGAACCAGGTCCTCGACCTTGAGACCATCGAACTCGACATGTTCCGTGGCCGGACGCCCGATCGCGGAGGGCCGCGCATCTTCGGCGGCCAGGTGGTGGCCCAAGCCCTGGCGGCGGCCTATCGCACGGTGGAAGGCCGGATTTGCCACTCGCTGCACAGCTACTTCATCCGCGCGGGCGACCCCAGTATCCCGATCCTCTACAAGGTCGAGCGCGCCCGCGACGGGGCCAGCTTCACCACCCGCCGCGTGACCGCCATCCAGCACGGCCGGCAAATCTTCAACCTCTCGGCCTCGTTCCAGGTCCCCGAGGCCGGCTTCGAGCACCAGTCGACCATGCCGGGCGCGCCGGACCCGGGCGGCCTGTTGAACGATGAGCAGCTTCGCGCCCTGGAGCCCGAGCCGGGCGACGAGGCGCGCAAGCCCTGGCCGGTGGAAATGCGCCCGATCGATCCCGGTCCGCGCCGCCAGATCGAACCGCGGGAACCGACCTTCCGCTGCTGGTTCCGCGCCCGCGAGGACGTGGGCGACGATGTGGCGACCAACCAGTGCGTCCTGGCCTACGCCTCGGACATGAGCCTTATGGACTCGTCCGTGCGTCCCCACGTGATCGACTGGAACGACCCGAAGTTCCAGGGCGCGAGCCTCGACCATGCCCTCTGGTTCCATCGCCCGTGCCGGTTCAGCGAATGGCACCTCTATGTGCAGGACAGCCCCAGCGCGTCCGGGGCCCGCGGCTTCAATCGTGGCGAGATATACAGCCGCGACGGCGTCCTGGTCGCCTCGGCCACGCAGGAGGCCCTGATCCGCTACCGGAGTTGACGGCGGCCAGGGCCTCGTTGACGCCCTACGATTTCAGCAGCGCCGTCGCCTCGTCCAGGCGCTTGCTGCAGGTGTCCAGAGCATCGGCGGTGCGGCCGATATAGTCTGCGGCCTCGGACCAGCGGCGCCCCTCGATCGCCTCGCGCACCCCGGGCAAGGTCTTGGCGCCGTAGCCGGTCAGGACGCCTGGCGCCGAGATCAGGTTCTTGTACCAGGGCCGGCCGGGCAGGCCGCGCTCGTCCGACAGGCTCTGCTCAAGGCTCTGCAGCATGGCGTTGGCCTTGGCCAGGGCTTCGGGCTTGACGTGGGCGACATCGGCCGCCGCGGCGTCGAAAGCCTTGGCGCTGGCCTTCAGCCGCGCTGTCGCTGCATCAAGTTTGGCGAAGTCGATGGCCGGCACGGGGTCCTCGGCGGCCGGGGCGGCCCAGTGATGGGTCGGGTCATACGCCAGGTCGAAGGCCTTGCTTTCGACCGCGGCGTCCAGCGCCTGGCTACGCTGGCGCATATTGTCCGCCAGCTTGTGCAACTGCTCCAGATTGCCTGCGATCAGGTCCGCCGCTTCGGCATAGCGCAGCGGGTTCAGGTCGGCGTCGGCCGCCCGCATCACCATCCGCCCGCCGGTCTTGGCCATGACCACCCCATAGGCGAAGCCCGGATCGCCGAAGCGCTCGTAGTGTTCGAAGGTGTCATAGAGCGAGTGATAGACCCCGCCCTGGTCGTCTTCGTCGCCATAGGCGATGTCGATCGAGGCTATGCCCAGGTGCTGGACGAAGGGGGTGTAATCCGAGCCTGAGCCCATCGGGCCGATCGCGATCTCGCCGGTCTTGGATTCGTCCTTGGCCGCCTCGCGGATCATCTCGTCGGCGCGGGGGTCGAGGGCGTCGACCTGGATCTTGGCGAACTCCCGGGCCAGGACGCTCTTGCCGGTCTCCGGGTCAGTGACATCGGCGGCGACGCCGGTGGCCAGTTTCCGAGCGGCGTAGCTGGCGTCGAAGTTTACGAAGCCGCGGCCATTGGTGTCGGAATTGATGTAGAGCACCGCCTTGGCCTTCAGCTCGGCGGCGTGCTGCTCGGCCCACTCGGTCGAGCCCAGCAGGCCCGGTTCCTCGCCGTCCCAGCTGGCGTAGACGATGGTCCGCTTGGGCCGCCAGCCGGTCTTGGCCAAGGCGCCCAGCGACTTGGCCTCCTCCATCATGGCGGTCTGGCCGGACAGCGGATCCCAGGCGCCGTAGACCCAGCCGTCGCGGTGGTTGGCGCGGATCACCCACTGGTCGGGAGCCTGGCTGCCCTTCATCACCGCAATCACGTCATAGAGCGGCTTCAGGCTCCAGTCCGCCTCGGTCTTCAGGTGAACCTGAACCCCGTTTCCGCCGACGTGATAGGTGATCGGCAGGGCTCCGCGCCACGCCTTGGGCGCCACCTCGCCGCCCAGGGCCGCCAGGAAGTGCTGGGCGTCGCCATAGGAGATCGGCAGGGCGGGGATCTTCAGGATGGTCTCGGCCTGGCTGATCGGGATGCGCTTGGCGTCCTTGGTCGCGCCTTCGTTCGGGGTCAGCGGGTCGCCGGCGCGGATCGGCATGTCCAGCACCGAGCCGCGCTGGAAGCCTTGGGGCGGGCGCCAGCCGCCCTTGGGATAGGTCTCGCCCGGGCCATAGCCGTCGTCGGCGGGGTCGGAATAGATGATGCAGCCGATCGCCCCGTGCTCCTGGGCCAGCTTCGGCTTCAGGCCGCGCCAGCCGCCGCCGTAGCGGGTGATGACGATCTTGCCCTTGACGCTGACGCCCATGCGCTCCAGCGCCTTGTAGTCCTCGGGCATGCCGTAGTTGGCGTAGACCAGGTCGCCGGTCACGTCGCCGTCGCCCTCGAAGGCCAGCCAGGCGGGCAGGGCGCCCTTCATGTCGACGCTGGAGGTGTCGCCCGGGATCGGGGTTTCCTGCAGGGTCGCGCTGAACGGGTTGGGGCCCAAGAGCTCGAGCGCCTCGCTCTTGGGGGTCGGATAAAGGACCTGGAACTCTTCGATATGGGCGTCCCAGCCCCAGGCCTTGAACTGGGCGAGGGTATATTCCGCGTTGGCCTTGTTGTGGGGCGCGCCGACCTGATTAGGGGCTGCGGCCATCAGCTTCAGGCGCTCGCGGATGGCGTCCGCGGACAGGGCCTGGTCGAACCGGCCCTCCAGCGCGCGCTCAGCCTCGCTCGACTTGTCGGTGAAACCAACCAGAGGCTCGGCCGAGGTCGCCGCTCCGAAAGCCAAGGCCGACAGCGCCGCCGCGCTCACGCCCGCCAATCCACGCATTCCCAACTCCCCGGGCTCTTCGCCCTTTCAACCGTGACTGTTGATCATGTTATCGGTTCCAGCAGCGGGCGAAAGGGGAGATGCGATAGGCTCGCAGGCCCGCCCGCGGCGCGGCGAGCGGGGTTGATGCAGGTCAAGGCGCCACCGGGTGACAGGTTTAGTTTTCGATCGTGGCCGCGAGTTCCGGGCGCCAGTAGGTCGAACCCGCGTCATGCCGCAGTTTGCGGCTTTCCTGTCTTCTCCAACGCGACCCGACAGCATCCCCCCTCGCCGACGGTCGCAAACCTCTAGGCCCGGCCGCCCAGCCGGGCCTCTTCTTTTCAATCAGAACGACGCCGCGCCAGGTCTGCGAACAGCCAGATTGGCCTGAGGCTGGCCGCGGTTGGCTTCGGCGCTGACCACGGTCGTCGAAGCGCTCTCGCGCGTCGCATTCAGCCAAGCCAGCAAGGCGCTCGCGGCCAGGCGGCGGCTGAGGTTGCAGGCGAGGCCGTGGTCGAGGTGGGGGATGATCTGGACCACGGTATTGGGCATGCGCCGAAGGCGGGCGCCGCCCGAGCCGTAATAGGTTCCCAACTCTTCCAGCGATGCATCATTGACCCCCATGATGAAGCAGGACCGTCCGCCGCGGCGGCTGTACAGCTCCATCTGGCGCAGAGGCGCCTGGGGGCCATGCCGCGTGGCCCAGCCGGCGATGCGGCTGCGCAGTCGGCCGAGCAGGGTCAAAAGCACCGCCGGCAGATCCACTCTGTCGACAAAGGCCTGCCTCCAGGCGGACGGGTCGGCCAGGGCCTTCAGATAGGCGCCGGTCGGACGCCCGTTCTTGTAGCGGCCGAAGGTCAAGGTGTCGCCCGCGCGCCAGACCAGCTTGACCGGGCTGACGGCGAAAACGCCGGCTACGTCTGGGTTGCGCCATGCGGCCCGCAGAGCGTGATAGGCGCCGGCGCAGACCCCGAACAGCGTGATATCGGCGTAGCCGCGGGCCTTGAGGAAAGCGACCGCCTTGTCCATCTCCACCTCCCGCGGGGTCTCGAACACATGGCAGCGCAGGTCGGCGCCGAGCGCCGGGCTGTCGCCGAGGCCGGAATAATCGAAGCGAAGCGAAGCCATCCCCTGCCGGGCCAAAGCCAGCGCCGTCCGGGTGGCGAAGCCGCCCACGCCGCTGCGAGGATCGCCTCCGGTGCTGCAGAACACGAGGATCGGGGTGCGGCGCTCCGGCCGCTCGGGCTCGCACAGCACCCCCCAAAGGCCCTCGGCGACCTCGATGACCTGCTCGATCGCGCCGGGCGGCCGGACCTCCGCATTCAGCTGAAGGCCGTCCAGGTCGATCGGCGCTAGGCGATCCCCAGCGAACGTCTCCCCCAACCAGGCGCAGACCCGATCGAACATCGCGATCGGCGGCAGATTGCTGTGGGACTCGGCGAACAGCGCCTTGAAGCCCGGAAAGGGCTCAGCGCGGACGACAGCGCCCGCGGCGTCGAGTTTGGCTGCGTAGCGCCCGACCAGATTGTTCTGGGCGGCGACGAACACCGGGACCTTCGGTGTCGGCAAGGCGGCGAGATCGATTTCTCCGATATGGGCGACAGCCTGAGCCGGAAGGCACAGTTCCCCCGCATCGAACACGCATTCGTCGGGGTCGGAGCGTTCGCCCAGGACCGCTGTGCTGAAGCGCAGCCGGCGCAGCCAAGACCGCCCGTTCAGGACCGGCGCCAGCAGCATCAGCCCGTCGGCTTCCCCAGCGCTCAGGGCGGCCAGCGAAGCGC is a genomic window of Phenylobacterium montanum containing:
- a CDS encoding YihY/virulence factor BrkB family protein; its protein translation is MTARALSRLWGRDVMLYTGGVSFYALLAAFPTLAIVIGVYSLFLTPEHAIAQADAMARLLPQGAADLFTSELLRLSHAPIRIVSAQSGVALLISLYAAHRGFKAMIAGLSLIHEEDDPHGFVRFNLMALVALIAAIALVGVLSATFLTVRILATTIQASPLKGVHWFYSEWTWASLGVSLGMTLIYRFAMSTKPVDWRGAIAGGAAAALLTLFASWASAVYATQFAHFGATYGSIAAVVVLLVWLSWSVNAVFFGGALATEIELMLERQRQRLKRAPTTPPSSQQTAARRPRTPA
- a CDS encoding sulfurtransferase TusA family protein; protein product: MNETPKPDLVVDARGHRCPVPSLRLRRALELAAESAVVELLADDPLARIDIPHLLSTLGYPLLKQESEGGVLRFVVRKAAWSEPV
- a CDS encoding lysylphosphatidylglycerol synthase domain-containing protein encodes the protein MSQPHRQSLIRRAWESPVRKAMVSITALVGAAWLIRHVLKDFSWPLFLTALRATPASAIWTAAVLTPASYVCLAITEWFALQSLGHRLTWHRAGRVAFASYAVSNSLGFSLATGTATRLRLYAPWGLSPKAITAVALLAGAAVSLSGVVTAGLALMARPGPFAEVFHWPRWTTEVIGLALIAPGVLWFVVLKRGEPDAPPIAHSAEGRAFALLAGVADWALSGAALYVLLPHPTLAGFPEFLAVFVMGSLVSAATGVPGGVGVFEAVVLGLSALMARANETATALILYRVIYSLGPLVVMSGLLGGLQLVRKLSARADPA
- a CDS encoding AI-2E family transporter; protein product: MSDQGLISPESSAAEPRQAAHPAPVAGSVALRNAGVFLAIVVGGFTVKVLNGILTPLIVAIFMLLLIDGVSRAMERRFPAWPNWLRSALGAGFTVAGFTGVVAVCVHNGGAFATQVKVMQPRIDALLLEATASLQIPPMTVTDLFRGDNPASAVSKVFGAARGVVSEAVLVMIYLGFLSASRSTFGRKAERLFPGRQDRAHAERVFGRVRYASEQYILLQTVKAALVAVTAWGLMMVLGVANPLFIAFVLFLAAFVPIVGSVAGSMLPALMALAQFESPVRPLILMASLGGTMFLIENVLLPKLQSDRLNLDPVFILLSLGFWGIMLGLPGALLSTPLTVVVMSIAAEFKGTRWLAVLLSKDGDLGQRL
- a CDS encoding ABC transporter ATP-binding protein; protein product: MTLIAPERAEANLVEVRGVKHFYGKRDSAGLLVLDDVDLTLRPNEIVGLLGRSGSGKSTLLRTIAGLIRPTEGKVTIKDMPGEDSAHGVAMVFQSFALFPWLTVQQNVELGLEAQGVSPEERRKRALAAIDLIGLDGFENAYPKELSGGMRQRVGLARALVVQPSVLLMDEPFSALDVLTAETLRTDLLDLWCEGRMPIRSILIVTHNIEEAVLMCDRILVFSSNPGRVIAEIKVDMPQPRKRLDPAFRALVDDIYARMTVRSPAQPIRDGNFPGMGISMALTNISTNTLAGLMEAIAAAPNEGRGDLRHLAETTHMEADELLPIAETLQLMRFAEIDGRMIRLTPDGRRYAHADVDERKQLFAQHLLAYVPLVAHIRRVLDDRASHQAPASRFRDELEDNMSEDYAEETLAAVVTWGRYAELFAYHEAGDRFSLDDPS
- a CDS encoding ABC transporter permease, producing MVFLTPDRLNPALLARYARRRFAPNRADVFAILLMIAVVALAAHGAQQMNAPLSQLNVQPVVLDPARLPEYALRTTLRMFAALFASLLFTFVTGTIAARSRKAEMIIAPALDILQSVPILGFLTFTVTFFMGLFPGSELGVEGAAIFAIFTSQAWNMAFSFYQSLRTLPGDLDEVAKGFGLSSWQKFLRLELPFAIPALVWNTMMSMSGGWFFVVASEAITVGKTTVALPGIGSYLALAISVQNTRAVIWAVLAMGVVILLYDQLLFRPVVAWADKFRFEQTASQDRPESWFYDLLNRTRLLRRISIRWPVRALPRIPGPRLPATTPLDPRLASAFDILWVGLVIAVTLWGAWSVIGYVRQTISLHDALVVVGLAVLTLLRVVILIAIASVIWVPIAVWIGLRPAWSEKVQPIAQFLAAFPANVLFPIAVGLIVAWRLDPNIWLSPLMILGTQWYILFNVIAGAAAIPNDLKEAAAMFHVKRWQWWRDVVLPAVFPYYVTGALTASGGSWNASIVAEVASWGDHHLEAAGLGAYIAKATAAGDYPKVALGIVVMSVFVILLNRTLWRPMYGYAERRLRLT
- a CDS encoding acyl-CoA thioesterase produces the protein MADSGELNQVLDLETIELDMFRGRTPDRGGPRIFGGQVVAQALAAAYRTVEGRICHSLHSYFIRAGDPSIPILYKVERARDGASFTTRRVTAIQHGRQIFNLSASFQVPEAGFEHQSTMPGAPDPGGLLNDEQLRALEPEPGDEARKPWPVEMRPIDPGPRRQIEPREPTFRCWFRAREDVGDDVATNQCVLAYASDMSLMDSSVRPHVIDWNDPKFQGASLDHALWFHRPCRFSEWHLYVQDSPSASGARGFNRGEIYSRDGVLVASATQEALIRYRS
- a CDS encoding transferrin receptor-like dimerization domain-containing protein, whose protein sequence is MRGLAGVSAAALSALAFGAATSAEPLVGFTDKSSEAERALEGRFDQALSADAIRERLKLMAAAPNQVGAPHNKANAEYTLAQFKAWGWDAHIEEFQVLYPTPKSEALELLGPNPFSATLQETPIPGDTSSVDMKGALPAWLAFEGDGDVTGDLVYANYGMPEDYKALERMGVSVKGKIVITRYGGGWRGLKPKLAQEHGAIGCIIYSDPADDGYGPGETYPKGGWRPPQGFQRGSVLDMPIRAGDPLTPNEGATKDAKRIPISQAETILKIPALPISYGDAQHFLAALGGEVAPKAWRGALPITYHVGGNGVQVHLKTEADWSLKPLYDVIAVMKGSQAPDQWVIRANHRDGWVYGAWDPLSGQTAMMEEAKSLGALAKTGWRPKRTIVYASWDGEEPGLLGSTEWAEQHAAELKAKAVLYINSDTNGRGFVNFDASYAARKLATGVAADVTDPETGKSVLAREFAKIQVDALDPRADEMIREAAKDESKTGEIAIGPMGSGSDYTPFVQHLGIASIDIAYGDEDDQGGVYHSLYDTFEHYERFGDPGFAYGVVMAKTGGRMVMRAADADLNPLRYAEAADLIAGNLEQLHKLADNMRQRSQALDAAVESKAFDLAYDPTHHWAAPAAEDPVPAIDFAKLDAATARLKASAKAFDAAAADVAHVKPEALAKANAMLQSLEQSLSDERGLPGRPWYKNLISAPGVLTGYGAKTLPGVREAIEGRRWSEAADYIGRTADALDTCSKRLDEATALLKS